A single genomic interval of Pseudorca crassidens isolate mPseCra1 chromosome 19, mPseCra1.hap1, whole genome shotgun sequence harbors:
- the CDK3 gene encoding cyclin-dependent kinase 3 isoform X2 → MGANAPGAFCFQGGSAGMDVFQKVEKIGEGTYGVVYKAKNKETGQLVALKKIRLDLETEGVPSTAIREISLLKELKHPNIVRLLDVVHSEKKLYLVFEFLSQDLKKYMDSTPASKLPLHVVKSYLFQLLQGVNFCHSHRVIHRDLKPQNLLINELGAIKLADFGLARAFGVPLRSYTHEVVTLWYRAPEILLGSRFYSTAVDVWSIGCIFAEMVTRKALFPGDSEIDQLFRIFRTLGTPNEAMWPGVTQLPDYKGSFPKWTRKGLEEIVPHLEPEGKDLLMQLLQYDPSRRMSAKAALVHPYFSSTEASLAPR, encoded by the exons ATGGGGGCGAACGCCCCAGGCGCCTTCTGTTTCCAGGGCGGCTCTGCGGGCATGGATGTGTTCCAGAAGGTGGAGAAGATCGGAGAGGGCACCTATGGGGTGGTGTACAAGGCCAAGAACAAGGAGACCGGGCAGCTCGTGGCTCTCAAGAAGATCAGGCTGGATTT GGAGACCGAGGGGGTCCCAAGCACTGCCATCAGGGAGATCTCCCTGCTCAAAGAGCTTAAGCATCCCAACATCGTCAG GCTGCTGGATGTGGTGCACAGCGAGAAGAAGCTTTACCTGGTGTTTGAGTTCCTCAGCCAGGACCTGAAGAAGTACATGGACTCCACCCCAGCCTCCAAGCTCCCCCTGCATGTAGTCAAG AGCTACCTCTTCCAGCTGCTGCAGGGGGTGAACTTCTGCCACTCGCATCGGGTCATCCATCGAGACCTGAAGCCCCAGAATCTGCTCATCAATGAGTTGGGAGCCATCAAGCTGGCTGACTTTGGACTGGCTCGGGCCTTCGGGGTGCCCCTGCGCTCCTACACCCATGAG GTGGTGACACTCTGGTATCGTGCCCCCGAGATCCTCTTGGGAAGCAGGTTCTACTCGACAGCTGTGGACGTCTGGAGCATTGGTTGCATCTTTGCAGAGATG GTGACCCGCAAAGCCCTGTTTCCTGGCGACTCTGAGATTGACCAACTCTTTCGTATCTTTCGGACCCTGGGGACACCCAATGAAGCCATGTGGCCAGGAGTCACCCAGCTGCCTGACTATAAGGGCAGTTTCCCCAAGTGGACCaggaaggggctggaggagatCGTGCCCCACCTGGAGCCAGAGGGCAAGGACCTGCTCATG CAACTCCTGCAGTATGACCCCAGCCGGCGCATGTCAGCCAAGGCCGCCCTTGTGCATCCGTACTTCTCGTCCACCGAGGCCTCCCTGGCCCCGCGCTAG
- the CDK3 gene encoding cyclin-dependent kinase 3 isoform X1 — translation MGANAPGAFCFQGGSAGMDVFQKVEKIGEGTYGVVYKAKNKETGQLVALKKIRLDLETEGVPSTAIREISLLKELKHPNIVRLLDVVHSEKKLYLVFEFLSQDLKKYMDSTPASKLPLHVVKSYLFQLLQGVNFCHSHRVIHRDLKPQNLLINELGAIKLADFGLARAFGVPLRSYTHEVVTLWYRAPEILLGSRFYSTAVDVWSIGCIFAEMVTRKALFPGDSEIDQLFRIFRTLGTPNEAMWPGVTQLPDYKGSFPKWTRKGLEEIVPHLEPEGKDLLMIPGASRTGSQAGRYWLCAVWVWRQLCFGAWGPGHPRAQSVSSSAATPAV, via the exons ATGGGGGCGAACGCCCCAGGCGCCTTCTGTTTCCAGGGCGGCTCTGCGGGCATGGATGTGTTCCAGAAGGTGGAGAAGATCGGAGAGGGCACCTATGGGGTGGTGTACAAGGCCAAGAACAAGGAGACCGGGCAGCTCGTGGCTCTCAAGAAGATCAGGCTGGATTT GGAGACCGAGGGGGTCCCAAGCACTGCCATCAGGGAGATCTCCCTGCTCAAAGAGCTTAAGCATCCCAACATCGTCAG GCTGCTGGATGTGGTGCACAGCGAGAAGAAGCTTTACCTGGTGTTTGAGTTCCTCAGCCAGGACCTGAAGAAGTACATGGACTCCACCCCAGCCTCCAAGCTCCCCCTGCATGTAGTCAAG AGCTACCTCTTCCAGCTGCTGCAGGGGGTGAACTTCTGCCACTCGCATCGGGTCATCCATCGAGACCTGAAGCCCCAGAATCTGCTCATCAATGAGTTGGGAGCCATCAAGCTGGCTGACTTTGGACTGGCTCGGGCCTTCGGGGTGCCCCTGCGCTCCTACACCCATGAG GTGGTGACACTCTGGTATCGTGCCCCCGAGATCCTCTTGGGAAGCAGGTTCTACTCGACAGCTGTGGACGTCTGGAGCATTGGTTGCATCTTTGCAGAGATG GTGACCCGCAAAGCCCTGTTTCCTGGCGACTCTGAGATTGACCAACTCTTTCGTATCTTTCGGACCCTGGGGACACCCAATGAAGCCATGTGGCCAGGAGTCACCCAGCTGCCTGACTATAAGGGCAGTTTCCCCAAGTGGACCaggaaggggctggaggagatCGTGCCCCACCTGGAGCCAGAGGGCAAGGACCTGCTCATG ATTCCGGGAGCGTCCAGAACTGGTTCTCAAGCTGGGAGGTACTGGCTTTGTGCCGTCTGGGTGTGGCGGCAGCTTTGCTTTGGGGCTTGGGGCCCTGGCCACCCCCGGGCCCAGTCTGTCTCTTCCTCCGCAGCAACTCCTGCAGTATGA